A portion of the Microbacterium hominis genome contains these proteins:
- the nadC gene encoding carboxylating nicotinate-nucleotide diphosphorylase: MLTRSTIDRVVSAALEEDAPWGDLTSETLIVESAVARADLVAREEGIFSGADVFAAAFRLTDPRVEVQRIVEDGEWFRPGDVLAVVTGPARAVLTAERVGLNFVQRMSGIATLTARYVAEVAHTGARIADTRKTTPGLRAFERHAVVNGGGHNHRYSLSDAVMAKDNHLAVLARRGLSVTAALQGAIARLPHTTHVEVEVDRLDQIDMVLAAGVDTIMLDNFSLDDLRTGVERIAGRANVEASGGVSLATVRAIAETGVDVISVGALTHSAAALDLGLDVRIEAP, translated from the coding sequence ATGCTGACCCGCTCCACCATCGACCGTGTCGTCTCCGCCGCCCTCGAGGAGGACGCGCCGTGGGGCGACCTCACCAGCGAGACGCTCATCGTCGAGTCCGCCGTCGCCCGCGCCGACCTGGTCGCGCGCGAGGAGGGGATCTTCAGCGGCGCCGATGTGTTCGCGGCAGCCTTCCGGCTCACCGACCCGCGCGTCGAGGTGCAGCGGATCGTCGAGGACGGCGAGTGGTTCCGACCCGGCGACGTGCTCGCCGTCGTCACCGGCCCGGCGCGGGCCGTGCTGACCGCCGAGCGCGTGGGCTTGAACTTCGTGCAGCGCATGTCGGGGATCGCGACGCTCACCGCCCGCTACGTCGCCGAGGTCGCCCACACCGGCGCGCGCATCGCCGACACCCGCAAGACCACGCCCGGTCTGCGCGCCTTCGAGCGGCACGCGGTGGTCAACGGCGGCGGCCACAATCACCGCTACTCGCTGTCCGACGCCGTGATGGCCAAGGACAACCACCTCGCCGTGCTCGCCCGCCGGGGCCTGTCGGTGACGGCGGCGCTGCAGGGCGCCATCGCACGCCTGCCGCACACGACGCACGTCGAGGTCGAGGTCGACCGGCTCGACCAGATCGACATGGTGCTCGCAGCGGGCGTCGACACGATCATGCTCGACAACTTCTCCCTCGACGACCTGCGCACGGGTGTCGAGCGCATCGCCGGACGTGCCAACGTCGAGGCCTCCGGCGGCGTCTCGCTCGCGACGGTCCGGGCAATCGCCGAGACCGGCGTCGACGTCATCTCGGTGGGGGCCCTCACCCACTCGGCCGCGGCGCTCGACCTCGGTCTCGATGTGCGCATCGAGGCACCCTGA
- the nadA gene encoding quinolinate synthase NadA, producing the protein MSAVNISLQPRPAVDASVDHAIQAILSGASTAETCNTDLGAGPWTFDSRPGYGPGSSMGDVIPTGSPRQGELPQEYRDATEAELEARIIAAKAALGDRVVVLGHFYQREEVVRHADYVGDSFQLANAALEHPDAEAIVFCGVHFMAETADLLSRPEQSVILPNLAAGCSMADMADIDQVEECWEQLEEVYGDMDAVDAEGLVPVVPVTYMNSSAAIKGFVGRHGGIVCTSSNARTVLEWAFARGRRVLFFPDQHLGRNTAKTMGVPLEQMPMWNPRKPFGGSDATTLADARVILWHGFCSVHRRFTVDQIDKARAEHPGVRVIVHPECPMEVVDAADESGSTDYIRKAIEAATEPTTFAIGTEVNLVQRLAAQHPQHEIFCLDPVVCPCSTMYRIHPGYLAWVLERLVAGEVVNRITVPADVADPARVALERMLAAKPPAAPAAAWENAS; encoded by the coding sequence AGGCGATCCTGTCGGGCGCATCGACCGCCGAGACCTGCAACACCGACCTCGGCGCCGGCCCGTGGACCTTCGACTCCCGGCCCGGCTACGGTCCCGGCTCGTCGATGGGCGACGTCATCCCCACCGGCTCCCCCCGCCAGGGCGAGCTGCCGCAGGAGTACCGCGACGCGACCGAGGCCGAGCTCGAGGCCCGCATCATCGCGGCGAAGGCAGCGCTCGGCGACCGGGTCGTCGTGCTCGGCCACTTCTACCAGCGCGAGGAGGTCGTGCGCCACGCGGACTACGTGGGCGACTCGTTCCAGCTCGCCAATGCCGCGCTCGAGCACCCCGACGCCGAAGCCATCGTCTTCTGCGGTGTGCACTTCATGGCCGAGACCGCCGACCTGCTCTCGCGACCCGAGCAGTCCGTGATCCTGCCGAACCTCGCCGCGGGATGCTCGATGGCCGACATGGCCGACATCGACCAGGTCGAGGAGTGCTGGGAGCAGCTCGAGGAGGTCTACGGCGACATGGATGCCGTCGACGCCGAGGGCCTGGTGCCGGTGGTGCCGGTCACGTACATGAACTCCTCCGCGGCCATCAAGGGATTCGTCGGCCGACACGGCGGGATCGTCTGCACCTCGTCGAACGCGCGCACGGTGCTGGAGTGGGCGTTCGCGCGGGGGCGTCGCGTGCTGTTCTTCCCCGACCAGCACCTCGGCCGCAACACCGCCAAGACCATGGGCGTGCCGCTGGAGCAGATGCCGATGTGGAACCCGCGCAAGCCCTTCGGAGGCTCGGACGCGACGACGCTGGCCGATGCGCGCGTGATCCTGTGGCACGGGTTCTGCTCCGTGCACCGCCGGTTCACGGTCGATCAGATCGACAAGGCCCGCGCCGAGCACCCGGGGGTGCGGGTGATCGTGCACCCCGAGTGCCCGATGGAGGTCGTCGACGCCGCCGACGAGTCCGGCTCCACCGACTACATCCGCAAGGCGATCGAGGCGGCGACCGAGCCGACCACCTTCGCCATCGGCACGGAGGTGAACCTCGTGCAGCGCCTGGCGGCGCAGCATCCGCAGCACGAGATCTTCTGCCTCGACCCGGTCGTCTGCCCCTGCTCCACGATGTACCGCATCCACCCCGGCTACCTCGCGTGGGTCCTGGAGCGGCTCGTGGCGGGCGAGGTCGTCAACCGCATCACCGTCCCCGCCGATGTGGCCGACCCCGCTCGCGTCGCGCTCGAGCGGATGCTCGCCGCCAAGCCCCCGGCAGCCCCCGCCGCCGCCTGGGAGAACGCCTCGTGA
- the nadB gene encoding L-aspartate oxidase, translating to MTAPAASPHAVVVGSGIAGLLTALHAVESGCRVTLVTKDVLEHANTRYAQGGIAGVTFADDRIADHIADTLAAGAGLNDRDAVRVLAEEGPARIAELVALGVEFDRAADGAFVKGLEAAHSYPRILHAGGDATGTAIEKALVERLRMSDVRVIEHAFLVDLVVEAGRAAGVDLIVGETDAAPGRREGIAADAVVLATGGAGELYAHSTNPEVATGDGIAAAIRAGAAVADLEFFQFHPTVLPGGDGAGAARDSFLVSEAVRGEGATLIDDRGRRFALDAHPAGELAPRDVVARSIADAMEAQGGRPVRLDATHLHAAEPADRARFLAERFPTIDRAVRERGFDWALDPIPVTPAAHYLMGGIVTDLDGRTTIPGLYAVGETARTGVHGANRLASNSLLEGAVFGSRAGDAIAADAASGRWPHVASPGGDPDTADAPPADAAREGAAPEGAAAAPAADAHVDAPPFTRTALQHLMWERAGLVRDGAGLSHAAAVLRAWRQETRAPRTERAFEDENLLLVADRLVDAAIARRTSVGAHFRSDDPRATPEESPLPAPSAATAAASGPILRSSAPHLPRAAADPAAAPTAREALAC from the coding sequence GTGACAGCCCCCGCAGCCTCCCCGCACGCGGTCGTCGTCGGCAGCGGCATCGCGGGGCTGCTCACCGCCCTCCACGCCGTCGAGAGCGGCTGCCGCGTCACGCTGGTGACCAAGGACGTGCTCGAGCACGCCAACACCCGCTACGCGCAGGGCGGCATCGCCGGCGTCACGTTCGCAGACGACCGGATCGCCGACCACATCGCCGACACGCTGGCAGCCGGCGCCGGCCTCAACGACCGCGACGCGGTGCGGGTGCTCGCCGAGGAGGGCCCTGCGCGCATCGCGGAGCTGGTCGCGCTGGGCGTGGAGTTCGACCGCGCCGCCGACGGCGCGTTCGTGAAGGGACTCGAAGCGGCCCACTCGTACCCGCGCATCCTGCACGCCGGCGGCGACGCCACCGGCACCGCGATCGAGAAGGCCCTCGTGGAGCGTCTGCGCATGAGCGACGTGCGCGTCATCGAGCACGCGTTCCTGGTCGATCTGGTGGTCGAGGCGGGTCGCGCCGCCGGCGTGGACCTGATCGTGGGCGAGACGGATGCCGCGCCCGGCCGCCGCGAGGGCATCGCCGCCGACGCGGTCGTGCTGGCGACGGGGGGTGCGGGCGAGCTGTACGCCCACTCGACCAACCCCGAGGTCGCCACGGGCGACGGCATCGCGGCCGCCATCCGCGCCGGTGCCGCGGTCGCCGACCTGGAGTTCTTCCAGTTCCACCCCACCGTGCTGCCCGGCGGCGACGGAGCGGGCGCCGCGCGCGATTCGTTCCTGGTCTCCGAGGCCGTGCGCGGGGAGGGCGCGACGCTCATCGACGACCGCGGGCGCAGATTCGCCCTCGACGCGCACCCCGCGGGCGAGCTGGCGCCGCGCGACGTCGTGGCCCGCTCGATCGCCGACGCGATGGAGGCCCAGGGCGGCCGGCCCGTGCGCCTGGATGCCACGCACCTGCACGCGGCCGAGCCCGCCGATCGGGCGCGCTTCCTCGCCGAGCGCTTCCCCACGATCGATCGCGCGGTGCGCGAGCGGGGCTTCGACTGGGCGCTCGATCCGATCCCGGTGACCCCCGCGGCGCACTACCTCATGGGCGGCATCGTCACCGACCTCGACGGCCGCACGACCATCCCGGGCCTGTACGCCGTCGGCGAGACGGCGCGCACCGGCGTGCACGGGGCCAATCGCCTGGCATCCAATTCGCTCCTCGAGGGCGCCGTCTTCGGCTCGCGCGCGGGCGACGCGATCGCCGCCGACGCCGCGTCGGGCCGGTGGCCGCACGTCGCCTCCCCGGGCGGCGATCCCGACACGGCCGACGCCCCGCCGGCCGACGCCGCACGGGAGGGCGCCGCACCGGAGGGCGCCGCCGCTGCACCGGCCGCCGACGCGCACGTCGACGCACCGCCCTTCACGCGCACGGCGCTGCAGCACCTGATGTGGGAGAGGGCCGGTCTCGTGCGCGACGGCGCCGGCCTCTCGCACGCCGCCGCCGTGCTGCGGGCCTGGCGGCAGGAGACCCGCGCACCGCGCACCGAGCGCGCATTCGAGGACGAGAACCTGCTGCTGGTCGCCGACCGCCTCGTCGACGCCGCCATCGCGCGCCGCACGTCGGTGGGCGCCCACTTCCGCTCCGACGACCCGCGCGCAACTCCTGAGGAATCGCCGCTGCCCGCGCCATCCGCGGCGACGGCAGCCGCGTCCGGCCCGATCCTCAGGAGCAGCGCACCGCACCTCCCCCGCGCTGCCGCCGACCCCGCCGCCGCACCGACCGCCCGAGAGGCCCTCGCATGCTGA